A genomic stretch from Diprion similis isolate iyDipSimi1 chromosome 1, iyDipSimi1.1, whole genome shotgun sequence includes:
- the LOC124405691 gene encoding adenomatous polyposis coli protein-like isoform X10 — MEPKLKEDEGLEAREKIQERKKMNGKMDEVYDLLEMLRGIEGCKDINAFLLSMSSAIDICLAMKQSGCLPLLIKLINARGQDTEAKEITSQVFHNIIQATADRSTEQPETRIYNLLEQLKDYCQMLRSIPEAEHSSPEPTCTLHQNSPQNDGQVQPIDYSTRYSEKSSMLQQSDVADESETIRIPKKESSGSSSKPDVFGVYAETDLDQPTDYSLRYAEDDTDEEEKQNSGYFAENEQAFVPEDTVKTYCTEGTPYETPFNFSTATSMSDLRVDDSKDTDVSKKNPMKIVENNRKDKESTFEPSPEESSSEIIANNGSESRNNVSERSSDQVSPEKADKYCEEAVDKEGKMVTFGGEDHYAEETPLMFSRTSSLGSLGGFEQHSIHDDRSSVVSDFSSWRTSGIVSPSELPDSPTQTVPPSPRHNKSQPEFTNRSQDETSKLPAHRLCEHKVNGRSTATKRSVFEDDIAAFKEESTPIDFSAATSLSSLTIDDEPKIANDSKFKENREKLGEAIPEEREETSPTQLEHPDTIKIAEVDEVSEGEDDEGMLDACINIGMQSIINRKDEQKPSVNSDEIADIVETEDTDQETDGDEDDDMLAACISIGMHSTFRNRKEDQKGSESSDIASVAEAVDVGQISDEHDDDEGMLAACINIGIQRAISRQEDPKTILKPEIGNSVEAEDSLKISDVDSDGEEMLTACINVGIQSIHKQSLRRGSMPKPPTQPVSNLTRYQTSSALNHLDGGLTMFPGNHRLTLKGLKGGPDDTAILDSIHIYCTEDTPANISPAGSHSNLSVLSMLSSPGIVEKGCEPRIMEGNAGRSDMLSIDSLTLCEDDDVIVAKLIESGMRKVQLNGNPACGITLPVSSKTDQERPCRTPSTSPAEPVFTKPKKDSSNLNDTGPLRSQSPEDERRYEATTFATPDVTSRNCKSLEITPASTELRCSKGDPDT; from the exons ATGGAGCCAAAGCTCAAGGAGGATGAAGGGCTCGAGGCCAGAG AGAAAATCCAGGAGCGAAAGAAGATGAATGGGAAGATGGATGAAGTATATGACTTGTTAGAAATGTTAAGGGGTATCGAAGGGTGCAAGGACATAAACGCCTTTCTTCTGTCAATGAGCAGTGCCATAGATATCTGCTTGGCAATGAAGCAATCTG GATGCTTGCCGCTGTTGATCAAACTCATAAATGCACGCGGTCAGGATACAGAAGCTAAAGAAATAACGTCCCAAGTATTTCACAATATAATACAAGCCACAGCTGACAGAAGTACGGAGCAGCCAGAAACTAGGATCTACAATCTTTTAGAACAATTAAAAGACTATTGTCAAATGCTCAGATCAATCCCTGAGGCTGAGCATTCCTCACCTG agccgacaTGTACGCTACACCAGAACAGTCCACAAAATGATGGGCAGGTTCAGCCGATAGATTACTCAACTaggtattcagaaaaaagctCGATGCTACAGCAGAGCGATGTCGCTGACGAGTCTGAAACTATAAGAATaccgaaaaaagaaagttcaGGCTCAAGCTCAAAGCCGGATGTTTTTGGTGTTTATGCCGAAACAGATTTAGACCAACCGACTGACTACAGTTTGCGGTATGCAGAGGATGATACAGATGAAGAGGAGAAACAGAATTCAGGATACTTTGCCGAAAACGAGCAAGCTTTTGTACCAGAAGATACGGTAAAAACTTACTGCACAGAAGGAACCCCCTACGAAACACCGTTCAACTTTTCGACTGCGACATCGATGTCAGACTTGCGTGTTGATGATTCAAAGGACACGGATGTTTCCAAGAAAAACCCAatgaaaatcgtcgaaaataaTCGCAAGGATAAGGAATCCACCTTTGAACCCAGTCCAGAGGAATCAAGCAGTGAAATCATCGCAAATAATGGATCCGAAAGTCGAAATAACGTTTCTGAACGCAGCTCTGACCAAGTATCTCCAGAAAAGGCTGATAAATATTGTGAAGAAGCTGTGGATAAAGAAG GAAAGATGGTTACATTCGGGGGAGAGGATCATTATGCTGAAGAAACGCCTCTAATGTTTTCTCGAACCAGTTCTCTTGGTTCTCTGGGTGGTTTTGAACAGCATTCTATCCACGATGATCGCAGCTCGGTTGTCAGCGATTTTAG CAGCTGGCGCACGAGCGGTATTGTTTCTCCTAGTGAGTTACCTGATTCGCCGACACAAACTGTACCACCAAGTCCTCGTCACAACAAATCACAGCCTGAATTCACCAACAGGTCTCAAGATGAGACTTCTAAATTACCGGCACATCGTTTGTGTGAGCATAAAG TAAATGGTAGATCGACCGCAACAAAGCGTAGCGTTTTTGAAGACGATATTGCAGCATTTAAGGAAGAGTCTACTCCGATAGATTTCTCAGCTGCAACAAGTCTTAGTTCTCTGACAATCGACGACGAGCCTAAAATAGCTAATGATTCGAAGTTCAAAGAGAATAGGGAAAAATTGGGGGAAGCAATTCCAGAAGAAAGGGAAGAAACCTCACCTACACAGCTTGAACATCCAGATACAATAAAGATTGCAGAGGTTGATGAAGTGAGTGAAGGAGAGGATGATGAAGGTATGCTGGATGCCTGCATAAACATCGGGATGCAAAGCATTAT AAACCGTAAAGACGAGCAAAAACCGTCAGTAAATAGCGACGAGATAGCAGATATAGTTGAGACAGAGGACACAGATCAAGAAACAGATGGGGATGAAGATGACGATATGTTGGCTGCATGTATCAGCATAGGAATGCATTCCACATTCCG GAATCGCAAAGAAGACCAAAAAGGCTCCGAATCCTCGGACATTGCGAGTGTAGCTGAAGCCGTCGATGTGGGGCAAATCAGCGATGAAcatgacgacgacgaaggcATGCTGGCTGCCTGTATTAATATTGGAATACAAAGAGCGAT TAGTCGACAAGAGGACCCGAAGACAATATTAAAGCCTGAGATCGGCAACTCCGTGGAGGCTGAAGATTCTCTCAAAATCAGCGACGTAGATAGCGATGGTGAAGAAATGTTGACAGCTTGCATAAATGTTGGGATACAAAGCAT ACACAAACAATCTCTAAGAAGAGGCAGTATGCCGAAACCTCCCACTCAACCAGTCAGCAATCTTACGAGGTATCAAACAAGTTCTGCACTAAATCATTTGGACGGTGGCTTAACAATGTTTCCTGGTAACCACAGACTGACATTGAAAGGTCTTAAAGGAGGACCTGATGACACGGCGATTCTAGACAGCATTCATATATACTGTACAGAAGATACTCCTGCTAACATATCTCCGGCTGGTTCGCATTCTAATCTTTCGGTATTGTCTATGCTGAGTTCACCCGGAATCGTGGAAAAGGGCTGCGAGCCAAGAATCATGGAGGGTAACG CTGGGCGCTCGGATATGTTATCTATAGACAGTCTGACGCTTTGTGAAGACGACGACGTTATCGTAGCCAAGCTAATAGAGTCGGGAATGCGGAAG GTGCAGCTCAACGGCAATCCAGCCTGTGGCATCACGCTCCCTGTTTCTAGTAAAACTGACCAAGAAAGACCGTGCCGAACACCTTCGACTTCTCCAGCCGAGCCTGTTTTTACTAAACCTAAAAAAG ATTCgtcaaatttgaatgataCAGGGCCTCTCAGATCCCAGTCTCCGGAGGATGAGCGAAGATACGAAGCCACGACTTTCGCCACACCTGACGTGACAAGCCGAAACTGCAAGAGTCTAGAAATAACACCTGCTTCAACTGAATTGAGATGTTCTAAAGGCG ATCCCGATACGTAA
- the LOC124405691 gene encoding adenomatous polyposis coli protein-like isoform X6 gives MEPKLKEDEGLEAREKIQERKKMNGKMDEVYDLLEMLRGIEGCKDINAFLLSMSSAIDICLAMKQSGCLPLLIKLINARGQDTEAKEITSQVFHNIIQATADRSTEQPETRIYNLLEQLKDYCQMLRSIPEAEHSSPEDVNDQPVDYSQKYLEPVPVTPSRNPGNSNTQPIDYSMKYYENDSLNQDNVANNGIVQGTVDYGKRFSEPTCTLHQNSPQNDGQVQPIDYSTRYSEKSSMLQQSDVADESETIRIPKKESSGSSSKPDVFGVYAETDLDQPTDYSLRYAEDDTDEEEKQNSGYFAENEQAFVPEDTVKTYCTEGTPYETPFNFSTATSMSDLRVDDSKDTDVSKKNPMKIVENNRKDKESTFEPSPEESSSEIIANNGSESRNNVSERSSDQVSPEKADKYCEEAVDKEGKMVTFGGEDHYAEETPLMFSRTSSLGSLGGFEQHSIHDDRSSVVSDFSSWRTSGIVSPSELPDSPTQTVPPSPRHNKSQPEFTNRSQDETSKLPAHRLCEHKVNGRSTATKRSVFEDDIAAFKEESTPIDFSAATSLSSLTIDDEPKIANDSKFKENREKLGEAIPEEREETSPTQLEHPDTIKIAEVDEVSEGEDDEGMLDACINIGMQSIINRKDEQKPSVNSDEIADIVETEDTDQETDGDEDDDMLAACISIGMHSTFRNRKEDQKGSESSDIASVAEAVDVGQISDEHDDDEGMLAACINIGIQRAISRQEDPKTILKPEIGNSVEAEDSLKISDVDSDGEEMLTACINVGIQSIHKQSLRRGSMPKPPTQPVSNLTRYQTSSALNHLDGGLTMFPGNHRLTLKGLKGGPDDTAILDSIHIYCTEDTPANISPAGSHSNLSVLSMLSSPGIVEKGCEPRIMEGNAGRSDMLSIDSLTLCEDDDVIVAKLIESGMRKVQLNGNPACGITLPVSSKTDQERPCRTPSTSPAEPVFTKPKKGPLRSQSPEDERRYEATTFATPDVTSRNCKSLEITPASTELRCSKGDPDT, from the exons ATGGAGCCAAAGCTCAAGGAGGATGAAGGGCTCGAGGCCAGAG AGAAAATCCAGGAGCGAAAGAAGATGAATGGGAAGATGGATGAAGTATATGACTTGTTAGAAATGTTAAGGGGTATCGAAGGGTGCAAGGACATAAACGCCTTTCTTCTGTCAATGAGCAGTGCCATAGATATCTGCTTGGCAATGAAGCAATCTG GATGCTTGCCGCTGTTGATCAAACTCATAAATGCACGCGGTCAGGATACAGAAGCTAAAGAAATAACGTCCCAAGTATTTCACAATATAATACAAGCCACAGCTGACAGAAGTACGGAGCAGCCAGAAACTAGGATCTACAATCTTTTAGAACAATTAAAAGACTATTGTCAAATGCTCAGATCAATCCCTGAGGCTGAGCATTCCTCACCTG AAGATGTAAACGACCAGCCGGTCGATTACagtcaaaaatatttagagCCGGTCCCTGTAACCCCGAGTAGAAACCCCGGCAATTCAAATACGCAGCCCATCGACTACAGCATGAAATACTACGAAAATGATTCACTAAATCAAGATAATGTGGCTAACAATGGTATAGTCCAAGGCACAGTTGATTATGGTAAaagattttcagagccgacaTGTACGCTACACCAGAACAGTCCACAAAATGATGGGCAGGTTCAGCCGATAGATTACTCAACTaggtattcagaaaaaagctCGATGCTACAGCAGAGCGATGTCGCTGACGAGTCTGAAACTATAAGAATaccgaaaaaagaaagttcaGGCTCAAGCTCAAAGCCGGATGTTTTTGGTGTTTATGCCGAAACAGATTTAGACCAACCGACTGACTACAGTTTGCGGTATGCAGAGGATGATACAGATGAAGAGGAGAAACAGAATTCAGGATACTTTGCCGAAAACGAGCAAGCTTTTGTACCAGAAGATACGGTAAAAACTTACTGCACAGAAGGAACCCCCTACGAAACACCGTTCAACTTTTCGACTGCGACATCGATGTCAGACTTGCGTGTTGATGATTCAAAGGACACGGATGTTTCCAAGAAAAACCCAatgaaaatcgtcgaaaataaTCGCAAGGATAAGGAATCCACCTTTGAACCCAGTCCAGAGGAATCAAGCAGTGAAATCATCGCAAATAATGGATCCGAAAGTCGAAATAACGTTTCTGAACGCAGCTCTGACCAAGTATCTCCAGAAAAGGCTGATAAATATTGTGAAGAAGCTGTGGATAAAGAAG GAAAGATGGTTACATTCGGGGGAGAGGATCATTATGCTGAAGAAACGCCTCTAATGTTTTCTCGAACCAGTTCTCTTGGTTCTCTGGGTGGTTTTGAACAGCATTCTATCCACGATGATCGCAGCTCGGTTGTCAGCGATTTTAG CAGCTGGCGCACGAGCGGTATTGTTTCTCCTAGTGAGTTACCTGATTCGCCGACACAAACTGTACCACCAAGTCCTCGTCACAACAAATCACAGCCTGAATTCACCAACAGGTCTCAAGATGAGACTTCTAAATTACCGGCACATCGTTTGTGTGAGCATAAAG TAAATGGTAGATCGACCGCAACAAAGCGTAGCGTTTTTGAAGACGATATTGCAGCATTTAAGGAAGAGTCTACTCCGATAGATTTCTCAGCTGCAACAAGTCTTAGTTCTCTGACAATCGACGACGAGCCTAAAATAGCTAATGATTCGAAGTTCAAAGAGAATAGGGAAAAATTGGGGGAAGCAATTCCAGAAGAAAGGGAAGAAACCTCACCTACACAGCTTGAACATCCAGATACAATAAAGATTGCAGAGGTTGATGAAGTGAGTGAAGGAGAGGATGATGAAGGTATGCTGGATGCCTGCATAAACATCGGGATGCAAAGCATTAT AAACCGTAAAGACGAGCAAAAACCGTCAGTAAATAGCGACGAGATAGCAGATATAGTTGAGACAGAGGACACAGATCAAGAAACAGATGGGGATGAAGATGACGATATGTTGGCTGCATGTATCAGCATAGGAATGCATTCCACATTCCG GAATCGCAAAGAAGACCAAAAAGGCTCCGAATCCTCGGACATTGCGAGTGTAGCTGAAGCCGTCGATGTGGGGCAAATCAGCGATGAAcatgacgacgacgaaggcATGCTGGCTGCCTGTATTAATATTGGAATACAAAGAGCGAT TAGTCGACAAGAGGACCCGAAGACAATATTAAAGCCTGAGATCGGCAACTCCGTGGAGGCTGAAGATTCTCTCAAAATCAGCGACGTAGATAGCGATGGTGAAGAAATGTTGACAGCTTGCATAAATGTTGGGATACAAAGCAT ACACAAACAATCTCTAAGAAGAGGCAGTATGCCGAAACCTCCCACTCAACCAGTCAGCAATCTTACGAGGTATCAAACAAGTTCTGCACTAAATCATTTGGACGGTGGCTTAACAATGTTTCCTGGTAACCACAGACTGACATTGAAAGGTCTTAAAGGAGGACCTGATGACACGGCGATTCTAGACAGCATTCATATATACTGTACAGAAGATACTCCTGCTAACATATCTCCGGCTGGTTCGCATTCTAATCTTTCGGTATTGTCTATGCTGAGTTCACCCGGAATCGTGGAAAAGGGCTGCGAGCCAAGAATCATGGAGGGTAACG CTGGGCGCTCGGATATGTTATCTATAGACAGTCTGACGCTTTGTGAAGACGACGACGTTATCGTAGCCAAGCTAATAGAGTCGGGAATGCGGAAG GTGCAGCTCAACGGCAATCCAGCCTGTGGCATCACGCTCCCTGTTTCTAGTAAAACTGACCAAGAAAGACCGTGCCGAACACCTTCGACTTCTCCAGCCGAGCCTGTTTTTACTAAACCTAAAAAAG GGCCTCTCAGATCCCAGTCTCCGGAGGATGAGCGAAGATACGAAGCCACGACTTTCGCCACACCTGACGTGACAAGCCGAAACTGCAAGAGTCTAGAAATAACACCTGCTTCAACTGAATTGAGATGTTCTAAAGGCG ATCCCGATACGTAA
- the LOC124405691 gene encoding adenomatous polyposis coli protein-like isoform X2, with product MEPKLKEDEGLEAREKIQERKKMNGKMDEVYDLLEMLRGIEGCKDINAFLLSMSSAIDICLAMKQSGCLPLLIKLINARGQDTEAKEITSQVFHNIIQATADRSTEQPETRIYNLLEQLKDYCQMLRSIPEAEHSSPEDVNDQPVDYSQKYLEPVPVTPSRNPGNSNTQPIDYSMKYYENDSLNQDNVANNGIVQGTVDYGKRFSEPTCTLHQNSPQNDGQVQPIDYSTRYSEKSSMLQQSDVADESETIRIPKKESSGSSSKPDVFGVYAETDLDQPTDYSLRYAEDDTDEEEKQNSGYFAENEQAFVPEDTVKTYCTEGTPYETPFNFSTATSMSDLRVDDSKDTDVSKKNPMKIVENNRKDKESTFEPSPEESSSEIIANNGSESRNNVSERSSDQVSPEKADKYCEEAVDKEGKMVTFGGEDHYAEETPLMFSRTSSLGSLGGFEQHSIHDDRSSVVSDFSSWRTSGIVSPSELPDSPTQTVPPSPRHNKSQPEFTNRSQDETSKLPAHRLCEHKVNGRSTATKRSVFEDDIAAFKEESTPIDFSAATSLSSLTIDDEPKIANDSKFKENREKLGEAIPEEREETSPTQLEHPDTIKIAEVDEVSEGEDDEGMLDACINIGMQSIINRKDEQKPSVNSDEIADIVETEDTDQETDGDEDDDMLAACISIGMHSTFRNRKEDQKGSESSDIASVAEAVDVGQISDEHDDDEGMLAACINIGIQRAISRQEDPKTILKPEIGNSVEAEDSLKISDVDSDGEEMLTACINVGIQSIHKQSLRRGSMPKPPTQPVSNLTRYQTSSALNHLDGGLTMFPGNHRLTLKGLKGGPDDTAILDSIHIYCTEDTPANISPAGSHSNLSVLSMLSSPGIVEKGCEPRIMEGNAGRSDMLSIDSLTLCEDDDVIVAKLIESGMRKVQLNGNPACGITLPVSSKTDQERPCRTPSTSPAEPVFTKPKKDSSNLNDTGPLRSQSPEDERRYEATTFATPDVTSRNCKSLEITPASTELRCSKGDPDT from the exons ATGGAGCCAAAGCTCAAGGAGGATGAAGGGCTCGAGGCCAGAG AGAAAATCCAGGAGCGAAAGAAGATGAATGGGAAGATGGATGAAGTATATGACTTGTTAGAAATGTTAAGGGGTATCGAAGGGTGCAAGGACATAAACGCCTTTCTTCTGTCAATGAGCAGTGCCATAGATATCTGCTTGGCAATGAAGCAATCTG GATGCTTGCCGCTGTTGATCAAACTCATAAATGCACGCGGTCAGGATACAGAAGCTAAAGAAATAACGTCCCAAGTATTTCACAATATAATACAAGCCACAGCTGACAGAAGTACGGAGCAGCCAGAAACTAGGATCTACAATCTTTTAGAACAATTAAAAGACTATTGTCAAATGCTCAGATCAATCCCTGAGGCTGAGCATTCCTCACCTG AAGATGTAAACGACCAGCCGGTCGATTACagtcaaaaatatttagagCCGGTCCCTGTAACCCCGAGTAGAAACCCCGGCAATTCAAATACGCAGCCCATCGACTACAGCATGAAATACTACGAAAATGATTCACTAAATCAAGATAATGTGGCTAACAATGGTATAGTCCAAGGCACAGTTGATTATGGTAAaagattttcagagccgacaTGTACGCTACACCAGAACAGTCCACAAAATGATGGGCAGGTTCAGCCGATAGATTACTCAACTaggtattcagaaaaaagctCGATGCTACAGCAGAGCGATGTCGCTGACGAGTCTGAAACTATAAGAATaccgaaaaaagaaagttcaGGCTCAAGCTCAAAGCCGGATGTTTTTGGTGTTTATGCCGAAACAGATTTAGACCAACCGACTGACTACAGTTTGCGGTATGCAGAGGATGATACAGATGAAGAGGAGAAACAGAATTCAGGATACTTTGCCGAAAACGAGCAAGCTTTTGTACCAGAAGATACGGTAAAAACTTACTGCACAGAAGGAACCCCCTACGAAACACCGTTCAACTTTTCGACTGCGACATCGATGTCAGACTTGCGTGTTGATGATTCAAAGGACACGGATGTTTCCAAGAAAAACCCAatgaaaatcgtcgaaaataaTCGCAAGGATAAGGAATCCACCTTTGAACCCAGTCCAGAGGAATCAAGCAGTGAAATCATCGCAAATAATGGATCCGAAAGTCGAAATAACGTTTCTGAACGCAGCTCTGACCAAGTATCTCCAGAAAAGGCTGATAAATATTGTGAAGAAGCTGTGGATAAAGAAG GAAAGATGGTTACATTCGGGGGAGAGGATCATTATGCTGAAGAAACGCCTCTAATGTTTTCTCGAACCAGTTCTCTTGGTTCTCTGGGTGGTTTTGAACAGCATTCTATCCACGATGATCGCAGCTCGGTTGTCAGCGATTTTAG CAGCTGGCGCACGAGCGGTATTGTTTCTCCTAGTGAGTTACCTGATTCGCCGACACAAACTGTACCACCAAGTCCTCGTCACAACAAATCACAGCCTGAATTCACCAACAGGTCTCAAGATGAGACTTCTAAATTACCGGCACATCGTTTGTGTGAGCATAAAG TAAATGGTAGATCGACCGCAACAAAGCGTAGCGTTTTTGAAGACGATATTGCAGCATTTAAGGAAGAGTCTACTCCGATAGATTTCTCAGCTGCAACAAGTCTTAGTTCTCTGACAATCGACGACGAGCCTAAAATAGCTAATGATTCGAAGTTCAAAGAGAATAGGGAAAAATTGGGGGAAGCAATTCCAGAAGAAAGGGAAGAAACCTCACCTACACAGCTTGAACATCCAGATACAATAAAGATTGCAGAGGTTGATGAAGTGAGTGAAGGAGAGGATGATGAAGGTATGCTGGATGCCTGCATAAACATCGGGATGCAAAGCATTAT AAACCGTAAAGACGAGCAAAAACCGTCAGTAAATAGCGACGAGATAGCAGATATAGTTGAGACAGAGGACACAGATCAAGAAACAGATGGGGATGAAGATGACGATATGTTGGCTGCATGTATCAGCATAGGAATGCATTCCACATTCCG GAATCGCAAAGAAGACCAAAAAGGCTCCGAATCCTCGGACATTGCGAGTGTAGCTGAAGCCGTCGATGTGGGGCAAATCAGCGATGAAcatgacgacgacgaaggcATGCTGGCTGCCTGTATTAATATTGGAATACAAAGAGCGAT TAGTCGACAAGAGGACCCGAAGACAATATTAAAGCCTGAGATCGGCAACTCCGTGGAGGCTGAAGATTCTCTCAAAATCAGCGACGTAGATAGCGATGGTGAAGAAATGTTGACAGCTTGCATAAATGTTGGGATACAAAGCAT ACACAAACAATCTCTAAGAAGAGGCAGTATGCCGAAACCTCCCACTCAACCAGTCAGCAATCTTACGAGGTATCAAACAAGTTCTGCACTAAATCATTTGGACGGTGGCTTAACAATGTTTCCTGGTAACCACAGACTGACATTGAAAGGTCTTAAAGGAGGACCTGATGACACGGCGATTCTAGACAGCATTCATATATACTGTACAGAAGATACTCCTGCTAACATATCTCCGGCTGGTTCGCATTCTAATCTTTCGGTATTGTCTATGCTGAGTTCACCCGGAATCGTGGAAAAGGGCTGCGAGCCAAGAATCATGGAGGGTAACG CTGGGCGCTCGGATATGTTATCTATAGACAGTCTGACGCTTTGTGAAGACGACGACGTTATCGTAGCCAAGCTAATAGAGTCGGGAATGCGGAAG GTGCAGCTCAACGGCAATCCAGCCTGTGGCATCACGCTCCCTGTTTCTAGTAAAACTGACCAAGAAAGACCGTGCCGAACACCTTCGACTTCTCCAGCCGAGCCTGTTTTTACTAAACCTAAAAAAG ATTCgtcaaatttgaatgataCAGGGCCTCTCAGATCCCAGTCTCCGGAGGATGAGCGAAGATACGAAGCCACGACTTTCGCCACACCTGACGTGACAAGCCGAAACTGCAAGAGTCTAGAAATAACACCTGCTTCAACTGAATTGAGATGTTCTAAAGGCG ATCCCGATACGTAA